A region of the Mytilus edulis chromosome 11, xbMytEdul2.2, whole genome shotgun sequence genome:
AAATACCAACAAGGATACTAAAGTAGACTATGAAGTAGCTTAAATTcccaaaatattgaatatttgaattctttaaaatTGTTCACTGAACCTTTTTAatctcttaaaaaaaatcaaaatccaaaatgtcaaaaatcaaaatgatttaaaaaagatttttgatCTTTCAATACCTTTTACTTCAAATtgatacaaatgtaaaacattgttatactgtacatgtacagattaagagatgtttttttttaatattttagttatcacaataattttattttctgggAGAAAAATTCCAAGCAAATCATTGTTCAAAATGTCATTAAAAACTAGTAGGACATATTCTAAAATCTGTtggaaaacaaatattgtttgttatacatttgtaatgaTATGTTCAGACATAATTCTCTTTAGTCGTGTCGCCACCATTCAACCGGAAATAATCAGTATCATCGCTTCCTGGTGACCTGTTGCTTTGCTTGCTTGGCACATAAGTATCTTTGAATATTTTCCATAAATTCACCACCAGATCTGTCAGAACCATGTCTGAAGAATTCTTCCCGACAACTCGTAAAATGAAAACGCCGTCATCACGTAAATAGGTCTCCACAAATTTTCTAGCTAGTTTTTTGTCCATACCAGTTCTAATTTCATGttccattttcaaatattttttaacgtACTGTagctttttttctttaaaggTACAATAGAAAACCCAAGAAAAATAGTTGATGAATGTCAAAACAGACACCAAGAACAACCAAAACCATATAAAGATGAAAATTTTCTCGTTGAAAAGATTTATCGGCAAAACACATTGAATTGTGTACCTTTGAACATTGTTTAACTGCCTAATCTGGAAGTCACATAAAGTTACTCGTGGAAATCTTGGAGATTCTTTCCATTCCCCATTACTTAACAAATAATCTAAAACTTCAAAACCGAAAACGTTATAATCCATAGCCATGAAGGCATTGAGCATAAAGAATTGTCCGACAACATTGGCACAATACAACAATTTAATGAAAAGGTAGTACCCAGTTAAAAATGTTCCGTCACGCTTaccataacaaaaacaaaagatatttgAAAATCTATGTCGCATACGAACTAAAATGTTACTATGGTAATCTTGTTGACATTCAATCCATCGGTGAaggtattttgcaatttgagaaaTATTTTTTGTCCGATCATCAGGAGTAGACATTAACGAAGCATTTGACATACTGACAATCTTATTCATATCAATGCCTGAATAACCGTTAAGCAGACGCCATGCAATGTTCGGTACTTTAAACAGGAAAGCCATGAACATGAGGATTATGGGTATCCACTGATAATATGTAATCTCTTTATTCTGTCTCATTTCGATATGTTCCGGAATCGTATTGTCCATCGGAATGTAATAAGTATTTGAAATCCAGCAGGTAGATTTGGCGTAGGCTATACGTGCAAATGAGAACTCCCCTGGCATCCAACAATGGATTGGATCACCAACATACTGTGCTGAACTGACAATAATAGTAAAAACTGTCAGAAGGACCACACTCCATATATGGTTGATTCTATCTATCCAGTCGTCGTCTGCTGATCCAGTCAACCGTGACCAACTTGCCAGGCCACCTAACGCTCCTCCAATCCtgtaaaaaaaggaaatgaaaaaaagtttcacATCATCACAGTCGAATTACAGTATACATGTAAATGTCATTTTTACGCTAACACAAAAAGTTGGCAATCCCGCATCATGCTTAGACCTAAATAATTCCGTGATTCTAACACTTGTAATGCAAAGgggagatacatgtacatgtataaatattcatattttgttttctataaaatttatatctttttaattttatcctTTTGTTTATTCCTTTGGGCcttaaaaaagaataggtttgtttgcccaaacgctacctacatgtccatcaaaactgacctgctagccctagtatgccttaaaaattaagaatttgctgcataatacaaAGTAGGTGccctttgttttgaaggagacattatacactgtatttaatattttttgttgatctgttattattcttttggtgcttaacctaactaagttgttcccacattcaaagcagactttttatAGGCTAGCTTGGGGCAACTAACGGCAATATTCACAgagcattgtctgtttttttcatcagCAACAGCCAACCTTGCCAGGGTAATCATTGTGTCCCAGTTCTGCCAAGTTTTCAGGAAGTAAATGCGTGATTTGTTGGCCAAATTGttaagatcaaagagaaaaaaacaatagatcaaaggaaaatgccgccaaataagcATGAACATGTGTGAGTCTCGCGCTAAAGACTTGACAGCCCTGCTGTCCTggacactattatttttttcccgCGGTTTTTCCCTGTCGTATTTAGCATTTTAGggggatgaattttcagcctcgttactccattcatctaccgtttttcgttttgaaactgaCAAAGTTCCTGGGGTTCCCatactaaaatattaagaaatattttgttgcatagtttcgtgctcaagagctgtgcaacaagacaggtcaataccaatcatacatcatacccccaaataacgttaattgaaaatctcggcacgataagcaatgtacaatacctcAATCAATGGTATGAGAAATCGATACAGATATTTAAAGTACGAGAATCAACACATGATACCAGGCCACCCAGACATaccagagttatttgttctatgtttaaaatatgtacaacaggacctgtacaaacaagttcaaattcttggaatcccggatgacttaattgaatcgaaatggctaacatagaatagtgatgaagggatttttcactttctattttggaaacgtcaaGAAATTtatgttactagtccgtcgggcatatcggattacacattttaattgcccgaggcgtaaatgatctagtcccgggcgtcaggctagtggattttttaacccctgtaaATAATCCATGGGGGCTTGATTATATTGCGATTTTACCACGGGTTATCCCTTTATGCCATTATATTACCCCTCGCTATCGAtgagggtaaaatatttgtcataaaagggacaacaacccggggtaaaatcacaatatattcaagcccccatgaattatttcttaaataaccaTAATATTCTTAGTTCTATAATTTTCCTGGCTGTGCTTCTTCAATAAAAAGCAtggtaatttttttgttttcaactattttcaaattcattgaattaatattaatttatcatgtatggaaaaaaattaacatttaatttggatctatcaacatgatcaagaagACCTTTAATAGGAGTACCTTCATTATGAAAAATGGTAAATAATCTTGCCGAAAGACATTCTACATTTGAAGGTAATTTTGTtgcataacaaaaacaaaataaacgcaTCACTTAACATATATGCTAAACGTTTTATTACCAAAGTAAACAGTACAACTGATTAATATTTGAGAACAGTGATGAATCATGTAAAAATTACCAGAAGcagaaaattaccaattcaagacTGACCGTACAAGCATTTCTGACGGTAGGATGCCCTTAACAGTAACAATCAGGCTTCAAAAAGCCATTTTCTGTGTGGGTCTCATTGAGTTCTGACCCCGGACACCGCTTACTTTTtgatcagattcctgtatcccgcttacactgtgagcaagcaatttttttttttttttttgtaattttctgtgTTAATGATATAATATTCATTTTGACAGTAACCTTATTCCCACATTATGTTCTaataaattttttatttcttataagaTTCCTAAAACTTAAAAGGCTATatgtttttttccagtttttttttttttttaggttttagttacttttttgtattttaattattaaagATGATGTGCCATGGTGTATCCGACAACTTACATCCTTCAGAACTTTCAAACAATCCTGTGATGATGAAATCAACGTCCCAGCATGCAGCATCCCTCCATCAGCAGCTTGTCAGCTTCATGTCGCATGTGGTGTGTATGGAACTTTTTACCAATGTTGctatttcaatattttgcatCTGTTAATGAAAGAGAAGCTGTGTTAAATGATATGATGATGACAAAGACGATTACAAATTAATGAtagtaaatgaacaaaaaaacgtGTCTTTGTTTACCATGTAAATGTGAACTTCATTCATTCGTCGCGCGCTTTAATCACGTGATCAGAAGCATGACTTTGCAGTGCaatcttttttgcaattttttttcgtACTAGATAAAATAATCATCTATAATATTGACTCTgtacatgttttataaatttcttgaaattttggcTAGTCTGTGTGTAATCAAGATCTTTACTTTTTCCTAGGTTTTACGGTTTTATCAATTTTGATGGGAGGTACAGAACTTAGAAGAAATCCGTATTGTTGGGGTTAAAACCTGACTTGTTTCAGATAGTACTTTTTAAAACTGGATCCCAGTTACACACTTTAAAACCAGAAGAAGTAAAAAAGCGTCAACAATGTTTTGGTTTGTCATGATTTAAATTGAAATGCTCGAGATATACATCAAGCAcagtgaaaataaaacaacacatcaAGTTTAAGAGGACATTCCTGTATATCAAAACAAAAACTAACAGcataaaaaaattggtaaaaaactTGACAGTACAAAAATGATGTACAAgtcacttattttttttcaaatattcaaatatatatatatatatatataaatatactaaaagcATGTGTAATTACTCCCTAGGTGTTTAAATCATATTACTCTTCTAGACACGGAATCCTAAAGAGGATAAGCTTATGTACATGCCAATGCCAATGGCTacattaaggttcatcataacaaatggacaaatatggccgtatttttacctcaaaaactactctgcgtacagacttacctgtgctgtttgaaaagttttaatgcctagcatccactagatatataaaagttaaatgcattttgtgtttaagaaagataaaatctttcttggtttttgctgggcattttttttcctttcttcagaaggtgcaaaaataaactaacacctgcattactttgatactgtccactcactgactcagataaactctttaactcacctatagttgtgATGATACCTGGAGTCCAggtcaattaaggacaatcaaaacaatacaaaccggttttttacctgagggagcatctcatagttgtTCCACAACTTAGTcaattttcacaccttttgcatgaaggaaaaaaaatgcccatcaaaatccaaaagagattttatctttctgaaacacaaaatggatttaatttttttatatctagtggatgctaggcattaaaacttttccaactttacaggtaagtctgtactcagagtaatttttggcatgtaaatacagcgATAtgtgtccgtttgttatgatgaaccttaaagtTGAGACATAAATGTTGGCGTAGGCGTAGacacaaatattattgttacatttgtaattaagaATTCtcgtcaaatcggcacctggtatAGATAAATCAGCACCTGGTTTAATCGGCACCTAATGTAGTCATTTCGGCACCAATGTAAAAAATGTGGAATATGCctatttttttccattaaaatgAAGCCTTCAAGGTGTTATCTAAATTATGTTACAGCAGTATCAATTTATAAGTATCAAAGACAGTCATGTAAACATATAGCAAGTACTATGTCAATAACTGAGACTGTTACTTTGCCTGTGGACCATAAATGGCAGCACATTTGTGTAGACGGTTGCTTTCTGATGTTGTACGGTCACAATAGTCATTCCATATAAAGGCTGAAAACCTTGCCTTGCACTTGTCGACTCTTCTTGCATTGGTAGCGCTGTAGTTTACCCTCAGTGACAAGTTTCAGTTGAAGGGGGATGTCACCTGCCTCTGCAAAAAGTTCAGTGACCATCTGGTAGAACGGTACAGGTCCTCTGGTAGCAACATTGGTGTAAAAGTGGTTGTGCCATCCCTCAACATCATTGTTCTTGAAATGGTTCTGATGGCTGACATTAATACACTCCAATGGTGGATCTGGAAGATGGTGCTGTCTATCCAGGTGGagtaaacatataaaaaagaagatgtggtatgattgccaatgagacaactatccacaaaagaccaaaatgacacagacattaacaactataggtcacagtatggccttcaacaatgagcaaagcccaaaccgcatagtcagctataataggccctgataagacaatgtaaaacaattcaaacgagaaaactaacggccttatttatgtaaaaaaatgaaaaaatgaacaaatagtTCATTAAGGGAACTATGGCCTGTGGTGCTCTGGCATCTAACTGGAGGAAAGTTACAGTGATGTGCTCTGGCGGCAAGAAGGGAAGTGCCATCAGTTGTTTATTATTAACGGATGCTGATTTGACTATAAAACATTGTGATAAAAAGGGTGCCGATTTGACAAGATGCTGATTTAACCAGGTGCAGATTTGACTTTTTCTTTAGGTGCCTATTTAACTTGTATCCGTAATTTATTGGTTTTTCACCTAACATAGCATTCTGGCTTTAAGTGTCTTATGGAACGATTACTTAATGGAAAGGCTGGTCGACTCAGATGCAGaataatacatgtatgtctggGTAAATGTTTCTTGTGAACTACCAGTACattttacatcatgtacatacaccttatcgctaatcccggctgacccaaAAGTATGTGCCGtttgaactattgacgtcatacaacaatcacttttccattgtggagtcaggtattttgtattatgatatCACAATTCTACTGGAACCTGTATGATGTCAATAATGGTGGACTAATAGCGATCAGGTGTATTGTAATGTAGCATGATGATGTTTAACATCCAGCTCTGCATGTCGGCCTAGTACAAAGCAGGGATGATATTCATATAACATTAtgcatattataaaaaaagaagatgtggtataatgattgccaatgagacatctctctacaagagactaaaatgacacagaaattaacaactaaaagtCACcataggccttcaacaataagcaaagcccataccacctagtcagctttaaaaggccacgaaataacaatttatgtaaaactattcaattgagaaaattaattgcctgatttatgttcaaaacaataaacaaaaaaacatgttGGCCTTACTCTTTTgtatataatacatttgtataatttCTTTTTAGATTAAAGAGCTACATTGTACATACAGATTTTGATCATGTTTGATGTCTATAATAACAGGTAAGGTTGTACATaaagtgtacatgtacattgtaattaGTAATTTGAAGGATGTTTTTTCATGTTTTCAACAGGTTGAAAATGTGAACATTTCATGTCTGTTCACTTTTCCAATTTATAGACGATAGATTATATGTTTGCAGGTACCACATTTATAAATGAAGTCTCTTAGAAGAGATTATTAACCTAATAAAGATTTAGGTTTTGGTTATGCTAGCGAGAAGCATGCATGTTAAATGATTTGTTGTGATTTTGCtttcatttacaaaatgtacTGTTATAcatagtaaataaaggcaacagtagtatatggCTGTTTGAAAGTtggttgagagaaaacaaattcgggttgcAAACCAAAAACTGAGGAACCACATCAatttaaaagaggaaaacaacgaaacaacagaacactgaagtgcaacaaaaaatcaaatgacaacaaTTGTGTCTCAGTAATAGTGTTACGGTAATTGTGTCATAGTAGTCCTAATTCTGAGGGTTGTCTCATTAAAACATACATTGCACCTAGAGAAAGTAATTTGAACATTGTATATATTACCAATGAGATGTCTGCATACATTTGAACTCGTGTGTACAACAAATTTCACATTTGACTGAAATCATGATAGTGACTAATTAAAGTTTCCTCCCCTGGGTCATTTGGGtcctatatattttaaaattgaacatATTATTGAAAACAACATAATTTTTACTTTTCTTGaattctaaattgtttatttgatcAACATGATCTAGGGAGCTGCAGAATAAAGTGAACaacaataaaaattatatttgtacTCGTCTCAAAAAGGGAAATGTCACCTGCACATATAAAACCTGTTTCTTAGCTCTTCAACAAATAGATTTAATATTTTAAGACAATATGTAGTTTTTCTAGTGTATATATCTGTTTAGTGGCCAGCTAAAGGACACCtctgggtgcaggagtttcttgctgcattgaagaccatttggtggccttcagctgttatatgctctatggtctggttgttgtctctttgacaaattccccatttctattctcataTCTTACAATtaattatatcttaaaaatatacattgatacaGACTGactcctcaaatttttttttttatacattttcatgcttttattttatagaacatTGTAGAAATGGATGAAAGTCTGAGGATTATTCAAGTGCATAGAACCATAAATAACTAAAGTGGTCAAAGGTATTTTGTAGTTTTGATTAGAATTATTTTGGAAAATCTATTAGCAGAACTTTGATTAAAATATAGATCAATGTCACATACATATACcttatagcgggttatttttgcTGGATGAAAATCTTTTCTTATTTTCTTGGATAGAACTAAgttgccaaaataaattccgtCAATAATAAGAGACAATTTAAAAATGCACATGCAAAAGGTATTGATAAAACTTGTAAATCCAataaaataataaccgccaagaTTTTGGGTATACAtgtaccttattcaatgaaaattgttacattttacacCTGCGAAAATAACCCGTTATGCAGTATGTGCACAATGCCTACACAAGGATAAAACACATTACTCAATGTCAATGATAAACTACTACTTAATTAAATGTTATACCAGTCTGATTACTTCATCGCACATAGGTATTTAATATGTAAACACGGTTACACCTAGCAAATACATTCTGCTCATACAAATACAACTTAGGACTTTCTTGAATAATATGTTCCCTTCTGTTGAAAATATAAGCcgatttggtatgattgtcaatgagatataTTTTGACCAGAGACTAAAGGACATATGAAAGTTACCTTACTGCAGATCACTgagtggccttcaacaatgagcaaaatccatataTAGTAAGCAATTAAAGGCTTCTAACATAGCCAAatgtgaataaattaaaaaaagaacaccAAAGGCATGAGTTATGCTCGAGTACAGTgtatataaacaacaaaaaaataaataggacagacagcaaacaatgacaACTGAATTATTGGCTACTGACTTAGGCCAGGAAGCAAAAGATTGAATATTAAAAGTTGAAAGAGAATCAAAAACTTGTCTTTGATCTGCATCAATAATAAATATAGTTCTAGTTGTCTCCCTTTGACAGGTAAAGTTGTAGATCTGCAGTATTATTTCTGGATCATCTCTTTTGTCAAAAGAGATGATCCAGAAATAATACTGATAAGGAATAAAAAAAGTTCTTGTGATTAAAAACAGGTCAATTgacttataaataaaattgagaatgcaaacagggaatgtgtcaaagagataaaaacaaaaacaaataaagacaaaatcGAACAGAGAGCAGAAAAGAGCCctaggccacaaatgggtcttcaacaccgCAAGAAAATCCtggttaaacatttttgaatatacatgtagaaGTGTTGAGATAAGAAATAAATGTTGGCATCGCATCttctttgtcattttgtctctggtggagatttgaaaaaaacatgtCTCGTTGGCATTCTTACTACACCCTATTTATTTTATATCACAAGCAAATATttgcaagtaaaaaaaatgtaactacTTATTGGAAAATAATTAATCTTTCTAaccataatagttatcaaaagtaccaggattataatttagtacgccagacgcgcatttcatctacataagactcatcagtgacgctcatatcaaaatatttataaagccaaacaaatagaaagttgaagagcattggggatccaaaattccaaacagttgtgccaaatatggctaaggtaatctatgcctgggataagaaaatccttagtttttcgaaaaattcatagttttgtaaacaggaaatttataaaatgaccacattattgatattcatgccaaaactgaagtgttgactactgggctggtgataccctcggggacgaaacgtccaccagcagtggcatcaacccagtggtgtaaatagttatcaaaagttatAAAATCTGAGATAATTTGTCAAATTATTAATggttataatatacatgatatatatacataaattcaagaatttaaaaaaaaaagatgacatCATGTCTAGTTTGCTGATTCAAGTTCAACTTTATATTTCCTATAGGCTTGTATGTATACACAATTTgtaaaatctatgaaattaagAAGACATAGGAATTGAACtttccttaatccatgaaaattggtattacTGCAAATAAATTAATGCACAGTATTTctaaacttgtattttttttttttattttttttttaaagtcatagtaaacaagtgactggtgaaaaataatgttatttaaatttttgaaccagtgcatacaaacatcataaacttagtcttctgtccacgattttatcatttattttttttttcaatcggtcagtgttgttgtgtaaatatggcaggtaattaaagtttgtgttttgaagccgaagtttaacgattgtcacctgtttttTCAACAATCATCAAAAAGCATTGAAATTGAGAACGTGTTTgacatgtataatcagataatagtttattttaaggacatacatgcgtattgcgatcatcAGATTTTTACGAGATGAGTCAcgctgaggtcactttgcatacggaaaatatgtatGGGGAATGCaatcaaaataaagtaaacttcttctaaataacaaactaaagaattttcttcagaaaaaagtatatgtacataagttttataatgaaaactatccattgagttataaaaaccatatacattattttatttaatttgaggtttcttatgacgtTAAATTTAGGAAAGAGGTGTGAAGTTCAAGAGAAAGTGGAGTTTTTTTAATTGGTGTACAgtaaaacatgtattttcttgAATTTTTGTAGGGAGCAGTAGTAAAATGGCCGACATGTTTCATGAATTGGAAGAAATAACAAGTTTCAGTGAAAACAGTGAAGACATTCCAAGTATTTTCCAACAGTTTGATTTACTGGTAAACAATAGAAATAAAAGTAAGAAGAAGGAAAATTTAGTCGAAGATTTACGAAGACCGGGTCACAACCATGCATTGGATAAAATGATGCTACAGCACTTGAATAAAAGGACAAAACCGAAAAGAAAAGTCAGTAGCGTTCCATTACTGTACATTCCTGGTGAAACGAACTCATCGATTGTTACGATTGATCAAGAAACATTCAGAGGTTTAGTTGGAAACCCAAAACCTAAACAAAGACAAAGTAGAAAAAAGGTACGAAAAACACATGATTTTGAAGACAGTAAAGTCCCTCTATCACAAACACTGCCTTTTGACTCTGAAACTGTTTTACAGGAAGTTGAAACTGGTCAGATGAAGGGAAAGAACTCTCCTCAAAATGAAAAAGTAGAATGTGCTATTTGTGGGGTGAAATTTGAGAATAGTCTAAGGTTAAAGCAACACTCTCGGGTGCATAGAAGATGTATCAACAATGGCAGACGATATTCACCACGGAAGACATTTTGTTACCCGTATTTAATTCCAGAAAGTTTTACAAATCAAATTAACAATCATGGTAGGGATATTTCCAATGAAAATTGTAATGAACTTTCAACAAAAACTATTGGACAATGTTCTGAAGACATTTCATCATCACTTGCCATGCCATTAGCTTCAACCAATGGATCAACTTCTGTATCAATTAACGCAAATCTTGTTAACACCTTTTCCGATCCCAAAAATGGCGcaattctttcaaatattttgcagAATTTTGTTCAACAGAACAAAACCAATAGTGCAAATTCTAAATCTGATAGAGACGAAAATTCTCAACCAATTACAACTGCTCTTTCAGACAAAATTTCGTCAGAAACAGATGTTGGTTTGGTGGTATCTGCTGAACCTGTTTGTAAGAGTAATGAAGGCAATAAAAACATTAGCACTATAGGAGATTTCAGGGGTTGCACAAATTCTAATTTTAGTAATACAGTCAAAACTAAAAATGTTCAACAGAAGAGTACAAAAAGTAAGAACAGTATAGAAAATCTAATCAATGAAAACAAAGGATCTGAAAGTAATATGGTGGAGGACAGGAGTGAGAATGTTTACCATAATTCAAAGAGTAACCAATCAGaatcttttattgaaaaaagtaacCAATTAGAATCTTGTGTTGACAAAAGAAACAGAATAGTTGATAAGCAGAGAAATAAGCCTGGAAATATTCAGTCAGGTTTGCAAATGAATGCTGCTATGGAAAAGTC
Encoded here:
- the LOC139495287 gene encoding innexin unc-9-like — protein: MIGGALGGLASWSRLTGSADDDWIDRINHIWSVVLLTVFTIIVSSAQYVGDPIHCWMPGEFSFARIAYAKSTCWISNTYYIPMDNTIPEHIEMRQNKEITYYQWIPIILMFMAFLFKVPNIAWRLLNGYSGIDMNKIVSMSNASLMSTPDDRTKNISQIAKYLHRWIECQQDYHSNILVRMRHRFSNIFCFCYGKRDGTFLTGYYLFIKLLYCANVVGQFFMLNAFMAMDYNVFGFEVLDYLLSNGEWKESPRFPRVTLCDFQIRQLNNVQRYTIQCVLPINLFNEKIFIFIWFWLFLVSVLTFINYFSWVFYCTFKEKKLQYVKKYLKMEHEIRTGMDKKLARKFVETYLRDDGVFILRVVGKNSSDMVLTDLVVNLWKIFKDTYVPSKQSNRSPGSDDTDYFRLNGGDTTKENYV